In Pseudomonas saudiphocaensis, one DNA window encodes the following:
- a CDS encoding oxidoreductase, with product MWSRTNTLASGDVQPTHPLMKLGRTLVAGVALAAAVAAEAANRESPKPDWNTQDMPSQQGRIVLVTGGTSGMGYEDALALSRAGAEVIIAARNAERGQQTLQRIRQQVPDARVRFEAVDLADLASVRDLAERLEGRLSRLDVLINNAAIMAPPQRRTSADGFELQMATNYFGHFALTGLLMPLLRESEDGRVVSLSSIAAGRGALDFADLQSEQDYEPYVAYAQSKLAVLNWTFELQRRSDEAGWGIRSIATHPGVAVTELIERGPGLDSPFGEQWAQNRDDYHSAAQGAISTLYAATAPEAIGGAYYGPTGEDEKRGPLGFARTPGAASQRTDAEQLWQLSERLTGVTYP from the coding sequence ATGTGGAGCAGAACCAACACCCTGGCGTCGGGCGATGTACAGCCCACGCACCCACTGATGAAACTCGGCCGCACCCTGGTCGCCGGCGTCGCGCTGGCGGCGGCGGTCGCGGCGGAAGCCGCCAATCGCGAATCACCGAAACCGGACTGGAACACCCAGGACATGCCCTCGCAGCAAGGCCGTATCGTGCTGGTCACTGGCGGCACCAGCGGCATGGGCTACGAGGATGCGCTGGCACTGTCCCGGGCCGGCGCCGAAGTCATCATCGCCGCGCGCAATGCCGAACGCGGGCAGCAGACCCTCCAGCGCATCCGTCAGCAGGTGCCGGACGCGCGGGTCCGCTTCGAGGCCGTGGACCTGGCCGACCTGGCCTCGGTGCGTGACTTGGCCGAGCGCCTCGAGGGTCGCCTGTCGCGCCTCGATGTGCTGATCAACAACGCGGCCATCATGGCGCCGCCGCAGCGCCGGACCTCGGCCGATGGCTTCGAGCTGCAGATGGCCACCAACTATTTCGGCCACTTCGCGCTGACCGGGCTGCTGATGCCGCTGCTGCGCGAGAGCGAGGATGGCCGGGTGGTCAGCCTGTCCAGTATCGCCGCGGGCCGTGGCGCACTGGATTTCGCTGACTTGCAGTCCGAGCAGGACTACGAGCCCTACGTCGCCTATGCGCAATCCAAGCTGGCCGTGCTGAACTGGACATTCGAGCTGCAGCGCCGCAGCGACGAGGCGGGCTGGGGCATTCGCAGCATTGCCACGCACCCGGGCGTTGCCGTCACCGAGCTGATCGAACGCGGCCCCGGCCTGGACAGCCCGTTCGGCGAGCAATGGGCGCAAAACCGGGACGACTACCATTCCGCCGCCCAGGGCGCGATTTCCACGCTGTACGCGGCCACCGCACCCGAGGCTATCGGCGGCGCCTACTACGGGCCGACCGGCGAGGACGAAAAGCGCGGACCACTGGGCTTCGCCCGGACGCCGGGGGCCGCCAGCCAGCGCACGGATGCCGAGCAGCTGTGGCAACTGTCGGAGCGCCTGACCGGCGTCACCTATCCCTGA
- a CDS encoding LysR family transcriptional regulator: MRQPNLSDVALFAAVVEAGGFRAAAQKRGMSASSLSDCMRRLESDLGLRLLNRTTRSVTPTSAGARLLERLRPALEEISAAFNDLDDESQRPVGTLKLNVPVPVARHLMPGLLERFLKRYPGVNVEVVMDNSFIDVIGAGYDAGVRYEESLAKDMIAVPIGPRRQRFVAAASPAYLAAHGTPQHPSELTDHQLLGHRFENGKVGVFEFEKHGRTLRIPPRGQLVTSSHDLRIQSAINGLGIVYIFEEFLREALDDGRLVPILEDWWQPFDGPFLYYHGRRHMPSPLRAFIDFIKAEAQGEDG, from the coding sequence ATGCGCCAACCCAACCTGAGCGATGTGGCCCTGTTCGCCGCCGTGGTCGAAGCCGGCGGTTTTCGCGCCGCCGCGCAGAAACGCGGCATGTCGGCCTCGTCGCTGAGCGATTGCATGCGCCGCCTGGAAAGCGACCTGGGCCTGCGCCTGCTCAACCGCACCACCCGCAGCGTCACCCCAACCAGCGCCGGTGCGCGCCTGCTGGAGCGGCTGCGGCCGGCACTGGAGGAAATCAGCGCCGCCTTCAACGACCTCGACGACGAATCACAGCGCCCGGTGGGCACCCTCAAGCTGAACGTGCCGGTGCCGGTGGCGCGCCACCTGATGCCCGGGCTGCTCGAGCGTTTTCTCAAGCGCTACCCTGGGGTGAATGTCGAGGTGGTGATGGACAACAGCTTCATCGACGTCATCGGCGCCGGCTACGACGCCGGCGTGCGCTACGAGGAAAGCCTGGCCAAGGACATGATCGCCGTGCCCATCGGGCCACGCCGGCAGCGCTTCGTTGCCGCCGCCTCGCCCGCCTATCTCGCCGCTCACGGCACGCCGCAGCACCCGTCGGAGCTGACCGATCACCAGCTGCTCGGGCACCGGTTCGAGAACGGGAAGGTGGGTGTCTTCGAGTTCGAGAAGCATGGCCGGACGCTGCGTATTCCCCCGCGCGGCCAGCTAGTGACCTCCTCCCATGACCTGCGCATCCAATCGGCGATCAACGGCCTGGGGATCGTCTACATCTTCGAGGAATTTCTACGCGAGGCGCTCGACGACGGCCGCCTGGTGCCCATTCTGGAAGACTGGTGGCAGCCGTTCGACGGGCCCTTTCTCTACTACCACGGGCGCCGGCACATGCCCTCGCCGCTGCGCGCCTTCATTGATTTCATCAAGGCCGAGGCGCAGGGCGAGGACGGCTAG
- a CDS encoding glutathione S-transferase family protein: MLKLWGRTNSTNVKKALWCLEELGVPYTRIDAGGAFGVVDEPDYAAKNPNRLVPCLEDGELVLWESNAIVRYLAAQYGEPALWNPDPRRRAEADKWMDWMTSSLAAPFRVVFWNMVRTPAEQRDMAAVAAALEECGSLLARVDQVLAEQPYLSGTAFGMGDIPLGSFIYAWFEMPIDRPELPHLQAWYQRLQQRPAYQRAVMIPLT; the protein is encoded by the coding sequence ATGTTGAAACTCTGGGGCCGGACCAATTCCACCAACGTGAAAAAGGCGCTCTGGTGCCTCGAGGAGCTGGGCGTTCCCTACACCCGCATCGATGCCGGTGGCGCCTTCGGGGTCGTCGACGAGCCCGACTACGCCGCGAAGAACCCGAACCGCCTGGTGCCCTGCCTGGAGGATGGCGAGCTGGTGCTCTGGGAGTCCAATGCCATCGTCCGTTATCTGGCGGCGCAGTACGGTGAGCCCGCGTTGTGGAACCCCGACCCGCGCCGGCGCGCGGAGGCGGACAAGTGGATGGACTGGATGACCTCGTCCCTGGCCGCCCCCTTCCGCGTGGTGTTCTGGAACATGGTGCGCACGCCCGCCGAACAGAGGGACATGGCCGCGGTTGCGGCGGCGCTGGAGGAGTGTGGCAGCCTGCTTGCCCGGGTCGATCAGGTGCTGGCCGAACAGCCGTATCTGTCTGGCACGGCGTTCGGCATGGGCGATATCCCGCTCGGCAGTTTCATCTACGCCTGGTTCGAGATGCCCATCGATCGCCCCGAATTGCCCCATCTCCAGGCCTGGTACCAGCGCCTGCAGCAGCGCCCGGCCTATCAGCGCGCGGTGATGATTCCGCTGACCTGA
- a CDS encoding DEAD/DEAH box helicase translates to MTFATLGLIDPLLRTLESLDYTTPTPVQAKAIPAVLKGRDLMAAAQTGTGKTAGFALPLLQRLTMEGAQVASNSVRALVLVPTRELAEQVHESFRVYGQHLPLRTYAVYGGVSINPQMMALRKGVDVLVATPGRLLDLYRQNAVKFSQVQALVLDEADRMLDLGFSEELDDLFCALPRKRQTLLFSATFSEAIRQMARELLRDPLSIEVSPRNAAAKTVKQWLVPVDKKRKSELFLHLLAEKRWGQVLVFVKTRKGVDELVVQLQAQGIASDAIHGDRPQASRLRALESFKAGEVQILVATDVAARGLDIHDLPQVVNFDLPIVAEDYVHRIGRTGRAGATGEAISLVSADEVDQLAAIETLINQVLPRHDEPGFVPDHRVPLTQPGGQIIKKPKKPKKPKDGTAKGRIHLGNWFDESDKPNAKPVRKVPSLGGAKPAKKKR, encoded by the coding sequence ATGACTTTCGCCACCCTGGGCCTGATCGATCCGCTGCTGCGCACGCTCGAATCCCTCGACTACACCACGCCGACGCCGGTCCAGGCCAAGGCCATTCCCGCCGTGCTCAAGGGCCGCGACCTGATGGCAGCGGCACAGACCGGCACCGGCAAGACCGCCGGTTTCGCCCTGCCGCTGCTACAGCGCCTGACCATGGAAGGCGCGCAGGTGGCGAGCAACTCGGTGCGCGCGCTGGTACTGGTGCCGACCCGTGAACTGGCCGAGCAGGTGCACGAGAGCTTTCGCGTCTACGGGCAACATCTGCCGCTGCGCACTTACGCGGTATACGGCGGCGTCAGCATCAACCCGCAGATGATGGCGCTGCGCAAGGGCGTCGACGTGCTGGTTGCGACCCCCGGCCGGTTGCTCGACCTGTACCGGCAGAACGCGGTGAAGTTCTCCCAGGTGCAGGCGCTGGTGCTGGACGAGGCCGACCGCATGCTCGACCTAGGCTTCTCCGAGGAGCTGGACGACCTGTTCTGCGCCTTGCCGCGCAAACGTCAGACCCTCCTGTTCTCCGCGACCTTTTCCGAAGCCATCCGCCAGATGGCCCGTGAGCTGCTGCGCGACCCGCTGAGCATTGAGGTCAGCCCGCGCAACGCGGCGGCCAAGACGGTCAAGCAGTGGCTGGTGCCGGTGGACAAGAAGCGCAAGAGCGAACTCTTCCTGCACCTGCTGGCGGAAAAACGCTGGGGGCAGGTGCTGGTGTTCGTCAAGACGCGCAAGGGCGTCGACGAGCTGGTGGTGCAGTTGCAGGCCCAGGGTATTGCCAGCGATGCGATCCACGGCGACCGGCCGCAGGCGTCGCGGCTGCGTGCGCTGGAATCGTTCAAGGCCGGTGAGGTGCAGATCCTGGTGGCCACCGATGTTGCTGCGCGCGGGCTGGATATCCATGACCTGCCGCAGGTGGTCAACTTCGACCTGCCCATCGTTGCCGAGGACTACGTGCACCGTATCGGCCGCACCGGCCGCGCGGGCGCCACCGGTGAGGCGATCTCGCTGGTCAGCGCGGATGAAGTCGACCAGCTCGCCGCCATCGAGACCCTGATCAACCAGGTTCTGCCGCGCCACGACGAGCCGGGCTTCGTTCCCGATCACCGGGTGCCGCTGACCCAGCCGGGCGGGCAGATCATCAAGAAACCGAAGAAACCCAAGAAGCCCAAGGACGGTACCGCCAAGGGCCGAATCCACCTGGGCAACTGGTTCGACGAAAGCGACAAACCCAACGCCAAGCCGGTCCGCAAGGTGCCGAGTCTGGGCGGGGCGAAGCCGGCCAAGAAGAAACGCTGA
- a CDS encoding DUF1330 domain-containing protein, which yields MPSLNPSAEQLAHFIEAMPAGVPITMLNLLRFNEQAQYPAGSEHSPCSGRQAYARYSRIAVARVQAAGGAVEFAARAHAALIAPADEQWDELLLVRYPSKEAFLEMIGDEQYLAAAEHRTAALADSRLIGTTAR from the coding sequence ATGCCGAGTCTGAACCCAAGCGCCGAACAGCTGGCCCACTTCATCGAGGCGATGCCCGCTGGCGTGCCGATCACCATGCTCAACCTGCTGCGCTTCAACGAGCAGGCGCAGTATCCCGCCGGCAGCGAACACAGCCCATGCAGCGGTCGCCAGGCTTATGCGCGCTACAGCCGTATTGCCGTGGCCCGGGTTCAGGCCGCTGGCGGTGCTGTGGAGTTCGCCGCCCGAGCGCATGCCGCGCTGATCGCACCGGCCGATGAGCAGTGGGACGAATTGCTGCTGGTCCGTTACCCGTCCAAGGAAGCCTTTCTCGAGATGATCGGCGATGAGCAGTACCTGGCGGCGGCTGAGCACCGCACGGCAGCGCTGGCGGATTCGCGGCTGATCGGCACCACCGCGCGCTGA
- a CDS encoding NYN domain-containing protein: MKKIALFADVQNLYYTVRQIHGCHFNYGALWSEVSARGEIVEAYAYAIERGDAKQQQFQQILRNLGFTVKLKPYIQRSDGSAKGDWDVGITIDVLGAAARVDEVVLASGDGDFDLLLERVRAGGAEACVYGVPGLTAQSLIRAATRYVPIEGSLLLRG, encoded by the coding sequence GTGAAGAAGATCGCCCTGTTTGCCGATGTGCAGAACCTCTACTACACGGTTCGCCAGATCCACGGTTGCCATTTCAATTATGGGGCGCTGTGGAGCGAGGTTAGCGCGCGCGGCGAGATCGTCGAGGCCTATGCCTATGCAATCGAGCGCGGCGATGCGAAGCAGCAGCAGTTCCAGCAGATCCTGCGCAATCTCGGCTTCACCGTGAAGCTCAAACCCTATATCCAGCGCAGCGACGGCTCGGCCAAGGGCGACTGGGATGTGGGCATCACCATCGATGTGCTGGGCGCCGCCGCGCGGGTCGATGAAGTGGTGCTGGCCTCGGGCGATGGCGATTTCGACCTGCTGCTGGAGCGCGTTCGCGCCGGCGGTGCCGAAGCTTGCGTCTACGGCGTACCGGGGCTGACCGCGCAATCGCTGATCCGCGCCGCCACGCGCTATGTGCCTATTGAAGGTTCGTTGCTGCTGCGCGGCTAG
- a CDS encoding membrane protein: protein MNVFSILREAWFFYSNNLRTIIPLCLPLIVLESCVRLLIEHSLGKNALPAQELLTGILFYPLYIGSLILYLDARTRGHDPGVRQVWARMLPLWPALAVLAALATLLIVLGASLFVLPALWVMVKIAFAEYLLVLRGMSPLQALKESFAQTRGYFLPILGCMMAVLLPVWLLEIGLASQLWGEENPPAGLAILVDGVVGLFQLLATVVVFRCYMLSSTPALDERS from the coding sequence GTGAACGTTTTTTCCATTCTCCGCGAAGCCTGGTTCTTCTACTCAAACAACCTGCGCACCATCATCCCGCTCTGCCTGCCGCTGATCGTGCTGGAGAGCTGCGTGCGTCTGCTGATCGAGCACTCGCTGGGCAAGAATGCATTGCCGGCGCAGGAGCTACTGACAGGCATTCTGTTCTATCCCCTCTATATCGGCTCGCTGATCCTCTATCTCGATGCGCGCACCCGCGGGCATGATCCGGGCGTGCGTCAGGTATGGGCGCGAATGCTGCCGCTGTGGCCGGCGCTGGCGGTTCTTGCAGCGCTGGCCACGCTGTTGATCGTGCTTGGCGCTTCGCTGTTTGTGCTGCCGGCGCTATGGGTGATGGTGAAGATCGCCTTCGCCGAATACCTGCTGGTGCTGCGCGGCATGAGCCCGCTGCAGGCGCTGAAGGAAAGCTTTGCGCAGACACGCGGATATTTCCTGCCGATCCTCGGCTGCATGATGGCCGTGCTGCTGCCGGTGTGGCTGCTGGAAATCGGCCTCGCCAGCCAGCTCTGGGGCGAAGAAAACCCGCCCGCCGGGCTGGCGATTCTGGTCGATGGCGTCGTCGGGCTGTTTCAGCTGCTGGCTACGGTGGTGGTTTTTCGCTGCTATATGCTGAGCAGCACGCCGGCACTGGATGAGCGGAGCTAG
- a CDS encoding SDR family oxidoreductase translates to MRRKVFVSKVFERKVVVITGGCAGIGRALAERMAQAGARLVIFDLEQNALDALVQHLADRHNADALGLRCDVSDATAVQQAIALVVDRFGGIDMLVNNAGITHRSRVADTSLKVFERIMAVNFYGALHCTQAALPSLIAREGQIIVLSSLSQYAPVPDRAAYNASKHALHGLFETLRGELDGTRVNVMLVCPGYTATDLRKNVLVGDGSTAPQPALAVGRVASPQDVAESIFQGALKRRQLLVLSNLDWRARLVARCFPRLFDSVLLPRLAGTRVSQDLS, encoded by the coding sequence ATGCGGCGCAAGGTATTTGTCAGCAAGGTCTTCGAGCGCAAGGTCGTGGTGATTACCGGCGGCTGCGCGGGTATCGGTCGTGCGCTGGCCGAACGTATGGCCCAGGCGGGTGCGCGTCTGGTGATCTTCGATCTGGAGCAGAACGCCCTCGATGCCTTGGTTCAGCACCTGGCGGACCGGCACAACGCCGATGCGCTGGGGTTGCGCTGCGACGTATCGGATGCGACGGCGGTACAGCAGGCCATTGCGCTGGTAGTGGACCGCTTCGGCGGCATCGACATGCTGGTCAACAACGCCGGCATCACCCATCGCAGCCGTGTGGCCGACACCAGCCTGAAAGTGTTCGAGCGGATCATGGCGGTCAACTTCTACGGCGCGCTGCACTGCACCCAGGCGGCGCTGCCAAGCCTGATCGCCCGCGAGGGACAGATCATCGTGCTCAGCTCGCTTTCGCAGTATGCGCCGGTGCCAGATCGTGCGGCCTACAACGCCAGCAAGCATGCGCTGCACGGCCTGTTCGAAACCCTGCGCGGCGAGCTGGATGGCACCAGGGTCAACGTGATGCTGGTCTGCCCCGGCTACACCGCCACCGATCTGCGCAAGAACGTGCTGGTGGGCGATGGCTCCACAGCGCCGCAGCCGGCGCTGGCAGTCGGGCGTGTCGCTTCACCGCAGGACGTGGCCGAATCCATTTTCCAGGGCGCGCTCAAGCGCCGGCAGCTTCTGGTGCTGTCCAACCTCGACTGGCGTGCACGCCTGGTGGCGCGCTGTTTCCCGCGCCTTTTCGACAGCGTGCTGCTGCCGCGGCTGGCCGGCACGCGGGTGAGCCAGGATCTCAGCTAG
- a CDS encoding LysR family transcriptional regulator, translated as MDIKQLKFLVALDETRHFGQAAARCHVTQPTLSMRLRSLEDELGLQLVIRDQRFEGFTPEGERILAWARSVLAAQDGLLAEAASCRGQLVGTLRLGVVPLAGFDLMQLVRAFGERHPHLRFELFALSSEQIFERLGRNLLDLGLSYLEGYDESSFVSLPLGPTRMGLLHDERHFRFDTPSLSWEALASLPLGLLTGGMHFRQSIDHALRSRGLVLTPRVQTDAVHHLLQAVGAGLCCAIMPLESGLDSLDERLTLTPIEQAETLAPLGLIMRSGLPRSALGETCFNEARELLDLR; from the coding sequence ATGGATATCAAGCAGTTGAAGTTTCTCGTGGCCCTCGATGAAACCCGGCACTTCGGCCAGGCGGCGGCACGCTGCCATGTCACCCAGCCGACGCTGTCGATGCGCCTGCGCAGCCTTGAAGACGAACTGGGCCTGCAATTGGTAATCCGCGATCAGCGCTTCGAAGGCTTCACCCCGGAAGGTGAACGCATCCTCGCCTGGGCACGCAGCGTGCTGGCGGCGCAGGATGGGCTGCTGGCCGAGGCGGCGTCCTGTCGCGGTCAGCTGGTCGGCACCCTGCGCCTGGGCGTGGTGCCCCTGGCCGGCTTCGACCTGATGCAGCTGGTACGCGCCTTCGGCGAGCGTCACCCGCACTTGCGCTTCGAGCTGTTCGCCCTGAGCAGCGAACAGATCTTCGAGCGCCTGGGGCGCAATCTGCTGGACTTGGGGCTGTCGTACCTGGAGGGCTACGACGAATCGAGCTTCGTCAGTCTGCCCCTGGGGCCGACCCGCATGGGCCTGTTGCACGACGAGCGCCACTTCCGCTTCGATACGCCGTCCCTGAGCTGGGAAGCGCTGGCCAGCCTGCCGCTCGGCCTGCTTACCGGCGGCATGCACTTCCGCCAGTCCATCGATCATGCGCTACGCAGTCGTGGCCTGGTGCTCACGCCACGCGTGCAAACCGACGCCGTGCATCACCTGCTACAAGCCGTTGGCGCCGGCCTGTGCTGCGCGATCATGCCGCTGGAAAGCGGCCTCGACAGCCTGGACGAACGCCTGACCCTGACTCCCATCGAACAGGCCGAAACGCTGGCGCCGCTGGGGCTGATCATGCGTAGCGGCCTGCCGCGCTCGGCCCTTGGCGAGACCTGCTTCAACGAAGCCCGCGAGCTGCTCGACCTGCGCTGA
- a CDS encoding FdhF/YdeP family oxidoreductase, translating to MSRTSRFHPATRFRPYTGPAGGWGALRSVASAWIGSGNALKNIRAMLRTNQNGGFDCPGCAWGDSPEAGAVKFCENGAKAVNWEATRRRVDAAFFARHSLSQLREQSDYWLEYQGRLTEPMRYDSASNRYLPISWDDAFTLIAKHLNGLASPDQAAFYTSGRTSNEAAFVYQLFVRSFGTNNFPDCSNMCHEASGVALGETIGVGKGTVTLEDFDHADAIFVLGQNPGTNHPRMLEPLRQALERGAQVVCFNPLRERGLERFQHPQKPIEMLANQDAPTHSLYLRPNLGGDLAVLRGMAKYLLQWEREAQASGAPAVFDHAFITEHSHGLDDYLAAVDAMPWEQIEQQSGLTREAIRPAAEVYRNAGRTIVCWAMGITQHHHSVATIQEISNLLMLRGNLGKLGAGACPVRGHSNVQGDRTMGINERPPVALLDALERQFDLPMPRRNGHNTVECIQAMLTGQVKVFIGLGGNFAQATPDSPRTHQALRNCDLTVQISTKLNRSHLAPGREALILPCLGRTDIDRQASGPQAVTVEDSFSMIHASWGQLEPLSALMRSEPAIVAGMAAATLGTRPVDWLWLAQDYARIRDLIAATIPGFADFNQRLQQPGGFYLGNAAARREWKTPSGRAEFKAHPLPADVLPARARRSGSPDLILQTMRSHDQYNTTLYGLDDRYRGVRGMRKVVFVNPDDIRRLGLAAGQQVDLVSLWDDGIERRVSGFTVLAYDTPPGQAAAYYPETNPLVPLESTGLQSYTPTSKSIAVKIMPTSGAQAAIALASV from the coding sequence ATGAGCCGCACCTCCCGCTTCCACCCTGCCACCCGCTTTCGCCCTTACACCGGCCCTGCCGGCGGCTGGGGTGCGCTGCGCAGTGTGGCCAGCGCCTGGATCGGCAGCGGCAATGCGTTGAAGAACATTCGCGCCATGCTGCGCACCAACCAGAACGGCGGCTTCGACTGCCCCGGATGCGCCTGGGGCGATTCGCCCGAAGCCGGCGCGGTGAAGTTCTGCGAGAACGGCGCCAAGGCGGTGAACTGGGAAGCCACCCGGCGCCGCGTGGATGCAGCATTTTTCGCCCGCCACAGCCTCAGTCAGCTGCGCGAACAAAGCGACTATTGGCTTGAGTACCAGGGCCGGCTTACGGAACCCATGCGCTACGACAGCGCCAGCAACCGTTACCTGCCGATCAGCTGGGATGACGCCTTCACCCTGATTGCCAAACACCTGAACGGGCTGGCCAGTCCCGACCAGGCGGCCTTCTACACGTCCGGCCGCACCAGCAATGAGGCCGCATTCGTCTACCAGCTGTTCGTGCGCAGCTTCGGCACCAACAATTTTCCCGACTGCTCGAACATGTGCCACGAAGCCAGCGGCGTGGCCCTCGGCGAAACCATCGGTGTCGGCAAAGGCACGGTGACGCTGGAAGATTTCGACCACGCCGACGCCATCTTCGTCCTCGGCCAGAACCCCGGCACCAACCACCCGCGCATGCTCGAACCGCTGCGCCAGGCGCTGGAGCGCGGTGCCCAGGTGGTCTGCTTCAACCCGCTGCGCGAGCGCGGGCTGGAACGTTTCCAGCACCCGCAAAAGCCCATCGAGATGCTCGCCAATCAGGACGCCCCAACCCACAGCCTGTACCTGCGCCCCAACCTCGGCGGCGACCTCGCCGTGCTGCGCGGCATGGCCAAGTACCTGCTGCAATGGGAGCGCGAAGCCCAGGCCAGCGGCGCACCGGCAGTGTTCGATCACGCGTTTATTACCGAGCACAGCCACGGCCTGGACGACTACCTGGCCGCGGTCGACGCCATGCCCTGGGAGCAGATCGAACAGCAGTCGGGGCTGACGCGCGAGGCCATTCGCCCGGCCGCTGAGGTCTATCGCAACGCCGGACGCACCATCGTCTGCTGGGCCATGGGCATCACCCAGCACCACCATTCGGTGGCCACCATCCAGGAAATCAGCAACCTGCTGATGCTACGCGGCAACCTTGGCAAGCTCGGCGCCGGTGCCTGCCCGGTACGCGGCCACAGCAATGTGCAGGGTGATCGCACCATGGGTATCAACGAGCGCCCGCCGGTGGCGCTGCTCGATGCCCTGGAGCGCCAGTTCGACCTGCCGATGCCTCGTCGAAACGGGCACAACACCGTGGAATGCATCCAGGCCATGCTCACCGGTCAGGTGAAGGTATTTATCGGCCTGGGCGGCAATTTCGCCCAGGCCACGCCGGACAGCCCACGCACGCATCAGGCGCTGCGCAACTGCGACCTGACCGTGCAGATCAGCACCAAGCTCAACCGCAGCCACCTGGCCCCAGGGCGCGAAGCCCTGATCCTGCCGTGTCTCGGCCGCACCGATATCGACCGTCAGGCGAGCGGCCCGCAGGCGGTAACTGTGGAAGATTCGTTCAGCATGATCCACGCCTCCTGGGGCCAACTGGAGCCGCTTTCCGCCTTGATGCGCTCGGAACCGGCCATTGTCGCCGGCATGGCTGCGGCGACCCTGGGCACGCGCCCGGTGGACTGGCTGTGGCTGGCGCAAGATTACGCCCGCATCCGCGACCTGATCGCCGCGACTATCCCCGGCTTCGCCGACTTCAACCAGCGATTGCAGCAACCCGGCGGTTTCTACCTGGGCAACGCAGCAGCGCGCCGGGAGTGGAAAACACCGAGCGGGCGCGCCGAATTCAAGGCGCACCCGCTGCCGGCCGATGTGCTGCCGGCACGGGCTCGCAGGTCCGGCAGCCCCGACCTGATCCTGCAGACGATGCGCTCCCATGATCAGTACAACACAACGCTGTACGGCCTGGATGACCGCTACCGCGGGGTCAGGGGCATGCGCAAGGTGGTCTTCGTCAACCCCGATGACATTCGCCGCCTGGGCCTTGCAGCCGGGCAGCAGGTGGACCTGGTTTCACTCTGGGATGACGGTATCGAGCGGCGCGTAAGCGGCTTCACCGTTCTCGCCTATGACACGCCACCCGGCCAGGCGGCGGCCTACTACCCGGAAACCAATCCCCTGGTGCCTCTGGAAAGTACCGGGTTGCAGAGCTACACGCCCACGTCCAAATCGATCGCCGTGAAGATCATGCCCACCAGCGGCGCTCAGGCTGCGATAGCCCTGGCAAGCGTTTGA